The following nucleotide sequence is from Candidatus Saganbacteria bacterium.
TGGAGGAATATTTTTCGGAATTTTTGGGCGGTGACACGGTCCCATGCCTCAAGCCCGACCCATGCGCGATAAACGATCTAATAAAAAAATACAATATCCCAAAAGACAGGGTTCTTTTTGTCGGAGATATGACGGTTGACGTTGAAACCGGTAAAAATGCGGGTATTCATACTTGCGCCGTGACTTACGGCTTTGACCCTGTAGAAAAATTAAAGTCCGCAAAGCCCGATTTCCTGATCGATGACATTCTTAAACTAAAAGATATCGTAGATTAACCTAGCAATTGCTCTTGTCGACCAAAAAAGTCGTGAATTGCCAAACATCCTCGTCTTTCGGGCGAGGCGAATCAAAAGAAGTGAATTTTGTGTTCAAATTCTTAAGAGGCGTCCAATCTACCGCTTTTGAATGGAATGGCTTGATATAAGGCATAGAAATTCCCAATATTTCTTCGTGATCAAGATCATCCGGAAGACAGAAGCCTCTCTTTGGGTTCTTTATCATCCAAATTGAAGCCGCGACAACAGATATCGCGACCTGAAGAGTTGTTGCTTGCTGCCCGGGAACCAGTTTTCTCGCGGTATGGATATCAAGCAGGCTGCCTGTCCACCACGAATTGAAGTCATGGCCCATCAGAAGCACACCAAGCTGATCTTCACCGTCAATTATCTCGTCGTTCATGATCCTCAATTTTTCCTGCATGTGATATTGGCGCATTTCAAGCTCATGAAGAGAATTTATAGCGGAATCCGTCGGACAATACGCGTAATGAACCGTCGGCCTGTAGACCGCTTTGTCATTTTCCCAAACTGTAAGCCTATCGGAAATACTGAAAGCCTCGCCGTGGCGAATGACCATGCCTGTAATCTCGCCACAAGGCACCCATGACCTTACCCAAGTCTTCATACCGATCGTTGCAAGGCATATCTGGTTTCTAGGCCCTATCTCATGGAAGAAAGCATTTTTTGGGACATATTTTTCGTGCGTTCCCCACCCTAGTTCCGCGGGAGCAACACCTTCCTCAAAAAACCCTTCAATACTCCATGTATTTACGAATTCGTTGACTTGTTTTGGCTTATTTGTGATCTGCGTATCGCGTTCGGATATATGGATGACCTTTACGCCTGTGAGCTGCGCTAATCTCGAAAAGTCCTTACCCTTGATATATGTTTTTAACTTTTCAACTCTTTTATCCTTTGGCTTCTCGTGGATTATTTTCTCCGCTATCTGTATAAGGGCATGCTTTGTAAAATGCGAGACAAGCCCGGGGTTTGCGCCATGGTCAACGACTGCGGTCGGGCCATTGTTTGCGCCCCACTTTCCTATTTCTTTCCTAAGGTCCATATGCCTAGCATATAATGTATATTTGGTCGGATCATTGCGTCTGCCGTCTTTATATGGGTCCCATTCCTCGACGGAAGTGTTCACATAAAGTATATTATTATCCCTGCAATAGTTAAGCATCGCTGCACATTCGATATTCCAAGCCAAGTCGATAATAAGGTCGCCGGAACCAACAAACTTAGAAAGAAGAGCTTTGTAATTTTCTTTTGTTACCCTGTTCTTTACATATTTTACGCCCTTTTTTATGCTATCTTTGACCCTTTTGCGGTTATCAACATAATCCATGATCGTTACATTTTTCGGGGGAACATTTATCAACTTAATAACAAGGGGGATAGCACACTGTGAGACAGATCCGCATCCGATGATCAAGATCTTTTCGTTGAACTTAATTTTTTTATTCATATATTTTATATTTTACCAGGGAAAATAATTATTTCAAAGTAGAATTTTCTCCTCAACACTCGACCTCCTCTGTCCCTCGACAGAGCTCGGGACATCTCCCCCTTGATAAGGGGGAGAAAGAGAGGGGGTGCGGAAAAGGAGAAAGGTGAGGTATGATATAATAAATATATGAGTAAGATATTGAACATTGCGATAATAGCCCACGTTGACCATGGAAAAACGACTTTAACGGACCATCTTTTAAGGCAAGGAGGGGCTTTTTCAGATAGGGAAGAAGTAACCGAACTTGTAATGGACTCAAATGACCTTGAAAAAGAGCGAGGGATCACGATATTTTCCAAAAATTGTTCTATCCACTATAAAGACACGAAGATAAATATCGTGGACACCCCTGGCCATGCCGATTTTGGATCGGAAGTCGAACGGGTGCTTAAAATGGTGGATAGCGTGCTCCTATTGGTTGACGCAAAAGAAGGGCCAATGCCCCAAACAAAGTTCGTTCTCTCAAAATCGCTAAAGCTAGGCCTTCGGCCTATAGTCATAATCAACAAGATCGATAAGACCGGACAGCGGGCCCATGCCGTCATCGATATGATCTTTGACCTATTTGTTAGGCTTGACGCAACTGATGCACAGCTTGATTTCCCGATCGTTTATACGATCTCAAGGGAAGGCGTCGCAAAATATAATCTTGAAGACGAAGGAAAAGACCTGACGCCGCTTTTTGAAACAATCCTTAAGCATGTAAAACCATACCCGGATAAGAGCTCGGACCCGCTTCAAGTGCAGGTCACAAATTTGGCATACGACGATTATGTCGGCCGCATAGCGATCGGACGGGTTTCATCTGGAAAGCTCGAAAAAAGCATGAATATTGCCGTAAGCAAACGTGATGGTTCTCTTGTCCCAGGAAAGATAGTTAAACTTTCAAATTTTGAGGGTTTAAAAAAAGTGGAGATTCAAGCCGCCGAATGCGGGGATATCGTATCGATCGCAGGTATCCCAGATATCACAATTGGTGAGACCATAACTACGGCAGAAAACCCCGCACCCCTGCCCTTGCTAGAAATAGATGAACCCACCCTTAATATGGAATTTTTGGTCAATGACTCTCCATTTGCCGGACGCGAAGGCAAATTTGTCACAAATAGGCATATAAGGGAAAGATTGGAACTCGAACTCCAAACAAATGTCGGATTGCGGGTAGAAGAGATCGGCGGCGCCGATGGTTTCAAAGTTTCAGGCCGCGGGGAACTCCACATCTCGATCCTGTTGGAAGAGATGCGGAGGGAAGGGTACGAAGTGCAGGTTTCACAGCCTAAAGTAATATTTAAGACCGTGAACAATGAGAAGATGGAGCCTATTGAACAAGCAATAATCCAGATCCCTGAAGAATTTGCAGGTACAGTCATCGAAAAGCTTGGAAAACGCCGTGGTGAAATGCAGGATATGAACAACAAGAACGGAACAACAACCCTTAACTACCTTATCCCGACGAGGGGTCTTTTGGGATTTCGTTCCGCATTCATAATGGATACAAAGGGCGAAGGATTGCTTAACCACGCATTTTTCAGGTATGAGAGATATAAAGGTGAGATATCAAAAAGGCAAAATGGCGTATTGATCTCCGGCACTAACGGCAAAACGGCCTCGTATGCCCTAAACAACATCCAGGAAAGAGGGACATTATTTGTGGAACCCGGTGTACAAGTATACGAAGGAATGATAGTCGGTGAGAACGCCCGCGACCAGGACATGACAGTTAACGCATGCAAAGAAAAAAAACAGACAAATATCCGCGCCTCAAGCGCTGACATTGCCGTAAAGCTTACGCCACCGATAAAGCTTACGCTCGAACAGGCTTTGGAATTCATTGATAACGACGAACTTGTAGAAATCACTCCCAAAAGCGTCAGGCTCCGCAAAAAATACCTGACCGAGAACGAAAGAGCCAGGAAGAAATAACTCACCCCCTACCTCACTTTGTTCGGGTTTCCCCCTCTCTTATTAAGAGAGGGGGATTAAGGGGGTGAGTTAGCAACTTTTATGAAATATATAGACGAAAAAA
It contains:
- a CDS encoding homospermidine synthase — encoded protein: MNKKIKFNEKILIIGCGSVSQCAIPLVIKLINVPPKNVTIMDYVDNRKRVKDSIKKGVKYVKNRVTKENYKALLSKFVGSGDLIIDLAWNIECAAMLNYCRDNNILYVNTSVEEWDPYKDGRRNDPTKYTLYARHMDLRKEIGKWGANNGPTAVVDHGANPGLVSHFTKHALIQIAEKIIHEKPKDKRVEKLKTYIKGKDFSRLAQLTGVKVIHISERDTQITNKPKQVNEFVNTWSIEGFFEEGVAPAELGWGTHEKYVPKNAFFHEIGPRNQICLATIGMKTWVRSWVPCGEITGMVIRHGEAFSISDRLTVWENDKAVYRPTVHYAYCPTDSAINSLHELEMRQYHMQEKLRIMNDEIIDGEDQLGVLLMGHDFNSWWTGSLLDIHTARKLVPGQQATTLQVAISVVAASIWMIKNPKRGFCLPDDLDHEEILGISMPYIKPFHSKAVDWTPLKNLNTKFTSFDSPRPKDEDVWQFTTFLVDKSNC
- the typA gene encoding translational GTPase TypA; its protein translation is MSKILNIAIIAHVDHGKTTLTDHLLRQGGAFSDREEVTELVMDSNDLEKERGITIFSKNCSIHYKDTKINIVDTPGHADFGSEVERVLKMVDSVLLLVDAKEGPMPQTKFVLSKSLKLGLRPIVIINKIDKTGQRAHAVIDMIFDLFVRLDATDAQLDFPIVYTISREGVAKYNLEDEGKDLTPLFETILKHVKPYPDKSSDPLQVQVTNLAYDDYVGRIAIGRVSSGKLEKSMNIAVSKRDGSLVPGKIVKLSNFEGLKKVEIQAAECGDIVSIAGIPDITIGETITTAENPAPLPLLEIDEPTLNMEFLVNDSPFAGREGKFVTNRHIRERLELELQTNVGLRVEEIGGADGFKVSGRGELHISILLEEMRREGYEVQVSQPKVIFKTVNNEKMEPIEQAIIQIPEEFAGTVIEKLGKRRGEMQDMNNKNGTTTLNYLIPTRGLLGFRSAFIMDTKGEGLLNHAFFRYERYKGEISKRQNGVLISGTNGKTASYALNNIQERGTLFVEPGVQVYEGMIVGENARDQDMTVNACKEKKQTNIRASSADIAVKLTPPIKLTLEQALEFIDNDELVEITPKSVRLRKKYLTENERARKK